One stretch of Micromonospora echinospora DNA includes these proteins:
- a CDS encoding M12 family metallo-peptidase, with product MRITLWRTPRDRQPARRGRTAALLVAALAAATLPVLAAPAPASAAPGVHGPWQKVDGKPAATKAGRKAAVKAKRLAAYKLDRGTMKGLLDKAPAEKRVAVARVPKQVVSLPAPDGTLQRFELVDSPVMEAGLAARYPEITTYAGKGLDDPTATIRADLTPLGFHASVRSAKGNWYIDPYYQRDQSLYASYFARDLEHPEGEFVEREDVTQEAHALAEEIAEAEVPAGPLVKLRTYRVALVTDPSYATYFGAENVTAAKVTLMNRVTQIYEDETAIRLVLINDTDKTNLNTPALATEPNGPCGAAACFTPAQLTSCGSGTLSRNRIVLGQLVGASNYDVGHIGLGVNGGGVASLGVIGGNGKAQGCTGLPTPVGDFYAVDYVSHEMGHQFAGNHTFNGTQYNCSGGNRSAANSYEPGSGSSIMAYAGICQQDNLQPHSDPYWSHRSYTEITNYVTSNRPAINEVQNVSLYGFDADGDSFTVRYAGNDSAPIVRGVNYTTAGIKAAIEGIAGWPAGATVTVAAFGGSGTLNDNGFQVTFGGTLATTNVASLELTDVSGASGFVGETAKGGAIDNGGWLVEETTNHAPVVTVPETVTIPVRTPFALTGSATDADGDTVTYLWEQNDRGATTGTALTNNTKVNGPLFRVFGEAAIVSPTDTLKYYSPGLNAVTTDSTRVFPDMRQILAGNTNAATGACPSPPAPPATGGASNVPVELVDCYSEFLPTRDWVGIAGDRTLHFKLTARDGRLGGGGIGSGDVAVVLAPDAGPFLVTSQGAAAVVDGGSAQTVTWDVAGTDAAPVNAAQVKISLSADGGLTFPYVLAEQTANTGSATVTLPNVATEKARIKIEAVGNVFFDVNDADFTVRSAPAVTSTAPDGVRVQYSDALSPAVTVTATDGDTAGADLTAAATGLPAGLSLAVTSTSATDARPGSRTWTVAGTTTAAPGDYPVTVTVADGSGLTGSTSFTITVAAEDAAVSWAGDTLVNTATSGASGKALLRAVIRDSSVLPGATDTTAGDIRTATVTFTSGGATLCTGVLDLLGTATTSASAACTATLPKGTHTVTATVGGNYTGSTTAQVTVAVSDGGFLTGGGHLTATRSAGTYPADVNSTVEVELNAKPGKANKPATGKAEIEFRSGGKSYTIKADTVDALGVTSAGKAAQVRYQAALYDSKGKLVASGLTLAVTVTDRGAPGRNDTVGVTLWKGGSLLFSSDWTGGGTAEVTLKGGNLTVH from the coding sequence TTGAGGATCACCCTGTGGCGTACGCCGCGCGACCGGCAACCCGCCCGGCGCGGACGAACCGCTGCCCTCCTCGTCGCCGCGCTGGCCGCGGCGACGCTTCCCGTTCTCGCGGCGCCCGCGCCCGCCTCCGCCGCACCCGGCGTCCACGGACCGTGGCAGAAGGTGGACGGCAAGCCGGCGGCCACGAAGGCGGGCCGCAAGGCCGCCGTCAAGGCCAAGCGGCTGGCCGCGTACAAGCTGGACCGCGGCACCATGAAGGGCCTGCTGGACAAGGCGCCGGCCGAGAAGCGCGTGGCGGTGGCCCGGGTGCCGAAGCAGGTGGTGTCGCTGCCCGCTCCGGACGGCACGCTCCAGCGCTTCGAGCTGGTCGACTCGCCGGTCATGGAGGCCGGCCTGGCCGCCAGGTATCCGGAGATCACCACGTACGCCGGCAAGGGCCTTGACGACCCGACCGCGACCATCCGCGCGGACCTCACCCCGCTCGGGTTCCACGCCTCGGTCCGTTCGGCGAAGGGCAACTGGTACATCGACCCGTACTACCAGCGCGACCAGAGCCTGTACGCGAGCTACTTCGCCCGCGACCTGGAGCACCCCGAGGGCGAGTTCGTCGAGCGTGAGGACGTCACGCAGGAGGCGCACGCCCTGGCCGAGGAGATCGCCGAGGCGGAGGTCCCGGCCGGGCCGCTGGTGAAGCTGCGCACCTACCGGGTGGCGCTGGTGACCGACCCGTCGTACGCCACCTACTTCGGCGCGGAGAACGTCACGGCCGCGAAGGTGACGCTGATGAACCGGGTCACGCAGATCTACGAGGACGAGACCGCGATCCGGCTCGTGCTGATCAACGACACCGACAAGACCAACCTGAACACGCCGGCCCTGGCGACCGAGCCGAACGGCCCGTGCGGCGCGGCGGCCTGCTTCACGCCGGCGCAGCTCACCTCCTGCGGCAGCGGCACGCTCAGCCGTAACCGGATCGTGCTCGGCCAGCTGGTCGGCGCGAGCAACTACGACGTGGGCCACATCGGCCTGGGCGTCAACGGCGGCGGCGTGGCCAGCCTCGGCGTGATCGGCGGCAACGGCAAGGCGCAGGGCTGCACCGGCCTGCCGACACCGGTCGGCGACTTCTACGCGGTCGACTACGTCTCGCACGAGATGGGTCACCAGTTCGCCGGCAACCACACCTTCAACGGCACGCAGTACAACTGCTCGGGCGGCAACCGCAGCGCGGCCAACTCGTACGAGCCGGGCAGCGGTTCGTCGATCATGGCGTACGCGGGCATCTGCCAGCAGGACAACCTCCAGCCGCACAGCGACCCGTACTGGTCGCACCGTAGCTACACCGAGATCACCAACTACGTCACGTCGAACCGACCGGCGATCAACGAGGTGCAGAACGTCTCGCTGTACGGGTTCGACGCCGACGGCGACTCGTTCACCGTCCGCTACGCGGGCAACGACTCGGCGCCGATCGTGCGGGGCGTCAACTACACCACCGCCGGCATCAAGGCCGCCATCGAGGGCATTGCCGGCTGGCCGGCCGGCGCGACGGTCACCGTGGCCGCCTTCGGCGGCAGCGGCACGCTCAACGACAACGGCTTCCAGGTGACCTTCGGCGGCACGCTCGCCACCACCAACGTGGCGTCGCTGGAGCTGACCGACGTCTCCGGCGCCTCCGGTTTCGTCGGCGAGACGGCCAAGGGCGGCGCCATCGACAACGGCGGCTGGCTGGTCGAGGAGACCACCAACCACGCCCCGGTGGTCACCGTGCCGGAGACCGTCACCATCCCGGTGCGTACGCCGTTCGCGCTGACCGGCAGCGCCACCGACGCCGACGGCGACACTGTCACGTACCTGTGGGAGCAGAACGACAGGGGCGCCACGACCGGCACCGCGTTGACGAACAACACGAAGGTCAACGGCCCGCTGTTCCGGGTGTTCGGCGAGGCGGCGATCGTGTCGCCGACCGACACGCTGAAGTACTACTCGCCGGGTCTGAACGCGGTCACCACCGATTCGACCCGGGTCTTCCCGGACATGCGGCAGATCCTGGCCGGCAACACCAACGCGGCCACCGGCGCCTGCCCGTCGCCCCCGGCGCCGCCGGCCACCGGTGGCGCCTCGAACGTGCCGGTCGAGCTGGTCGACTGCTATTCCGAGTTCCTGCCCACCCGCGACTGGGTCGGCATCGCGGGCGACCGGACCCTGCACTTCAAGCTCACCGCCCGGGACGGGCGGCTGGGTGGCGGCGGCATCGGCAGCGGCGACGTCGCCGTGGTGCTGGCACCGGACGCGGGTCCGTTCCTGGTGACCTCGCAGGGCGCCGCCGCCGTCGTGGACGGTGGCTCGGCCCAGACCGTGACGTGGGACGTGGCCGGCACCGACGCGGCGCCGGTGAACGCCGCGCAGGTGAAGATCTCGCTGTCCGCCGACGGCGGGCTGACCTTCCCGTACGTGCTGGCGGAGCAGACCGCCAACACCGGCTCGGCGACGGTGACGCTGCCGAACGTGGCGACCGAGAAGGCCCGGATCAAGATCGAGGCGGTTGGCAACGTCTTCTTCGACGTCAACGACGCCGACTTCACCGTCCGGTCCGCCCCGGCCGTCACCAGCACCGCCCCGGACGGCGTACGCGTGCAGTACAGCGACGCGCTCTCGCCTGCTGTCACGGTCACCGCCACCGACGGCGACACCGCCGGCGCGGACCTGACCGCTGCGGCCACCGGGCTGCCCGCCGGCCTGTCCCTGGCCGTCACGAGCACCTCGGCGACCGACGCGCGGCCGGGCTCGCGTACCTGGACGGTCGCCGGCACCACGACGGCGGCCCCGGGTGACTACCCGGTCACGGTGACCGTCGCCGACGGCTCGGGCCTGACCGGCAGCACCTCGTTCACGATCACGGTCGCCGCCGAGGACGCGGCGGTGAGCTGGGCCGGTGACACGCTGGTGAACACCGCCACCAGCGGCGCCTCCGGCAAGGCCCTGCTGCGGGCCGTGATCCGGGACAGCTCGGTGCTGCCCGGAGCGACAGACACCACCGCGGGCGACATCCGGACCGCCACCGTCACCTTCACCTCGGGTGGCGCGACGCTCTGCACCGGTGTGCTCGACCTGCTCGGCACGGCGACCACGAGCGCCTCCGCGGCGTGCACGGCCACCCTGCCGAAGGGCACGCACACCGTCACCGCGACTGTGGGCGGCAACTACACGGGCAGCACCACCGCCCAGGTGACAGTCGCCGTTTCCGACGGCGGGTTCCTCACCGGCGGCGGTCACCTCACCGCCACCCGCTCGGCGGGCACCTACCCGGCCGACGTGAACTCCACAGTCGAGGTGGAGCTGAACGCGAAGCCGGGCAAGGCGAACAAGCCCGCCACGGGCAAGGCCGAGATCGAGTTCCGCTCCGGCGGGAAGTCGTACACGATCAAGGCTGACACCGTCGACGCGCTCGGCGTCACCTCTGCGGGCAAGGCCGCCCAGGTGCGCTACCAGGCCGCCCTCTACGACAGCAAGGGCAAGCTGGTGGCCTCCGGCCTGACCCTCGCCGTGACGGTGACCGACCGGGGCGCCCCCGGTAGGAACGACACCGTCGGGGTCACCCTGTGGAAGGGCGGCTCGCTGCTCTTCTCGTCCGACTGGACGGGCGGCGGCACCGCCGAGGTCACG
- a CDS encoding non-heme iron oxygenase ferredoxin subunit: MLKICSTEDVPKGTAISADVDGVQVAIVHGEDDVFYAVHDECSHAAVALSEGEVEGCTLECWLHGSRFDLRTGEPTGLPATEPVPVYPVEVRDGDIYLSVDGDGRPLPSNGVTR; encoded by the coding sequence ATGCTCAAGATCTGCTCCACCGAGGACGTGCCGAAGGGCACCGCGATCAGCGCCGACGTGGACGGCGTGCAGGTCGCGATCGTGCACGGCGAGGACGACGTGTTCTACGCCGTGCACGACGAGTGCTCGCACGCCGCCGTGGCGCTGTCCGAGGGCGAGGTCGAGGGCTGCACGCTGGAATGCTGGCTGCACGGATCCCGTTTCGACCTGCGTACCGGTGAGCCCACCGGCCTGCCCGCGACCGAACCCGTACCCGTCTATCCCGTCGAAGTCCGTGACGGCGACATCTACCTTTCCGTGGACGGCGACGGCCGTCCGCTGCCGAGCAATGGAGTGACCCGCTGA
- a CDS encoding LysE family transporter, with the protein MSGAFLAGLVAGYGVAIPVGAIAILILGLSARTSFRVGAAAALGVATADGLYAAVAALGGAAVASGLAPFAGPLRLIAAGVLLALAGLTAWRALRPPATTQQPSARGGLDTPVRAFAAVLALTLLNPATVVYFVALVLGRGDVLGSAPLRAAAFTAGVFLASASWQLLIAGGGSLIGRALTGPRGRRVTALLSSVIIAALAVATVLGV; encoded by the coding sequence GTGAGCGGGGCGTTCCTGGCCGGCCTGGTCGCCGGCTACGGCGTCGCCATTCCGGTCGGCGCGATCGCGATCCTCATTCTCGGGCTCAGCGCCCGTACCTCGTTCCGGGTCGGTGCGGCGGCGGCGCTCGGCGTGGCCACCGCCGACGGTCTCTACGCTGCCGTGGCGGCGCTGGGCGGGGCCGCGGTGGCGAGCGGCCTCGCGCCGTTCGCGGGTCCGCTGCGGTTGATCGCCGCGGGCGTGCTGCTGGCCCTCGCCGGCCTCACCGCCTGGCGCGCGCTGCGCCCGCCGGCCACCACGCAACAGCCGAGCGCGCGGGGTGGGCTGGACACGCCGGTGCGGGCGTTCGCCGCGGTTCTCGCGCTGACCCTGCTCAACCCGGCCACAGTGGTCTACTTCGTGGCGCTCGTCCTCGGCCGGGGCGACGTGCTCGGATCCGCCCCGCTTCGCGCGGCCGCCTTCACCGCCGGGGTGTTCCTCGCCTCGGCCAGCTGGCAGTTGCTGATCGCCGGGGGCGGCTCGCTGATTGGCCGGGCCCTCACCGGTCCCCGTGGGCGGCGGGTCACCGCGCTGCTGTCCAGCGTCATCATCGCCGCCCTCGCGGTCGCCACAGTGCTCGGTGTCTGA
- the sufD gene encoding Fe-S cluster assembly protein SufD, translating into MTTQASAPPTTKSQALRSYDVADFPALTGLEEEWRFTPLKRLRGLAAAAQGATGAVRHEYGDLPEGVTVDRIGRDDPRVGSVLTPFDRVSALAYGGADGALLVRIARDAVVEQPVRLRVVGENAEALAFGHTFVEVDRFAEATVVIEHVGSATLADNVEVSVGDGAKLTLVTVADWADDAVQAQHLKVRLGRDARIVHVQVSLGGDLVRQYTSVEYTQRGGEAELYGVYFADSGQHLEHRQLVDHTVPDCRSNVGYRGALQGDDAHTVWVGDVLIRAEATGTDTYEINRNLLLTDGARADSVPNLEIETGEIAGAGHASATGRFDDEQLFYLMARGIPEGEARRLVVRGFFAELINKIPVEDLRERLGDAIEARLAKAGA; encoded by the coding sequence ATGACTACCCAGGCTTCCGCGCCGCCCACGACCAAGTCGCAGGCGCTCCGCTCGTACGACGTCGCCGACTTCCCGGCCCTGACCGGCCTGGAGGAGGAGTGGCGCTTCACCCCGCTCAAGCGCCTGCGCGGCCTCGCCGCGGCGGCGCAGGGCGCGACCGGTGCGGTCCGGCACGAGTACGGCGACCTGCCCGAGGGCGTCACCGTCGACCGGATCGGCCGGGACGACCCCCGGGTGGGCAGCGTGCTCACCCCGTTCGACCGGGTCAGCGCGCTCGCGTACGGCGGGGCCGACGGCGCGCTGCTGGTGCGGATCGCCCGCGACGCGGTGGTGGAGCAGCCGGTGCGCCTGCGGGTGGTCGGCGAGAACGCCGAGGCGCTCGCCTTCGGCCACACGTTCGTCGAGGTGGACCGGTTCGCCGAGGCCACAGTGGTGATCGAGCACGTCGGCTCGGCCACGCTCGCCGACAACGTCGAGGTGTCGGTGGGTGACGGGGCGAAGCTGACCCTGGTCACCGTCGCCGACTGGGCCGACGACGCGGTGCAGGCGCAGCACCTCAAGGTGCGGCTGGGCCGCGACGCCCGGATCGTGCACGTGCAGGTCAGCCTCGGCGGCGACCTGGTCCGGCAGTACACGTCGGTGGAGTACACCCAGCGCGGCGGCGAGGCCGAGCTGTACGGCGTCTACTTCGCCGACTCCGGCCAGCACCTGGAGCACCGCCAGCTGGTCGACCACACCGTGCCGGACTGCCGCAGCAACGTCGGCTACCGGGGCGCGCTGCAGGGCGACGACGCGCACACGGTCTGGGTCGGCGACGTGCTGATCCGCGCCGAGGCCACCGGCACCGACACGTACGAGATCAACCGGAACCTGCTGCTCACCGACGGCGCGCGGGCCGACTCCGTACCCAACCTGGAGATCGAGACCGGCGAGATCGCCGGCGCCGGGCACGCCAGCGCGACCGGCCGGTTCGACGACGAGCAGCTGTTCTACCTGATGGCCCGGGGCATCCCGGAGGGCGAGGCGCGGCGCCTGGTGGTGCGCGGCTTCTTCGCCGAGCTGATCAACAAGATCCCGGTCGAGGACCTGCGCGAGCGCCTGGGCGACGCCATCGAGGCCCGGCTGGCGAAGGCCGGCGCCTGA
- the sufU gene encoding Fe-S cluster assembly sulfur transfer protein SufU: protein MQLDQLYQEIILDHYKHPHGRGLRESADPTARVGEAHHVNPTCGDEITVRVATDGTVFTDISYDGMGCSISQASASILHELLRGRAASDAAVVHEAFVQLMSGRGQVTPDEDVLGDGVAFAGVARYPARVKCALLSWMAFKDAAARAGVGVSPEVKA from the coding sequence ATGCAACTCGACCAGCTCTACCAGGAGATCATCCTGGATCACTACAAGCACCCGCACGGCCGCGGCCTGCGGGAGTCGGCGGACCCGACGGCCCGGGTCGGCGAGGCGCACCACGTCAACCCGACCTGCGGCGACGAGATCACCGTGCGGGTGGCGACCGACGGCACGGTGTTCACCGACATCTCGTACGACGGAATGGGCTGTTCGATCAGCCAGGCGTCGGCGAGCATCCTGCACGAACTGCTGCGCGGCCGGGCCGCGAGCGACGCCGCCGTGGTGCACGAGGCGTTCGTGCAGTTGATGTCCGGACGGGGCCAGGTCACGCCGGACGAGGACGTGCTCGGTGACGGGGTGGCGTTCGCGGGTGTCGCGCGCTACCCGGCCCGGGTCAAGTGCGCGCTGTTGTCGTGGATGGCGTTCAAGGACGCCGCGGCACGCGCCGGGGTGGGCGTGAGCCCGGAGGTGAAGGCATGA
- the sufC gene encoding Fe-S cluster assembly ATPase SufC: MSTLEIRDLKVSVKLPEGELKPILHGVDLTVRSGETHAIMGPNGSGKSTLAYSIAGHPKYEITGGEVTLDGEDVLSMSVDERARAGLFLAMQYPVEVPGVSVANFLRTAKTAIDGEAPKLRTWAGELRGAMEKLQMDPAFAQRNVNEGFSGGEKKRHEIVQLELIKPKIAILDETDSGLDVDALRVVSEGVNRVRDTGDTGLLLITHYTRILRYIKPDFVHVFVAGRIVEQGGRELADKLEEEGYERYLAGAGAARA; encoded by the coding sequence ATGAGCACCCTGGAGATCCGCGACCTGAAGGTGTCGGTCAAGCTGCCCGAGGGTGAGCTCAAGCCGATCCTGCACGGGGTCGACCTGACCGTGCGCTCCGGCGAGACCCACGCGATCATGGGCCCGAACGGCTCCGGCAAGTCGACGCTGGCGTACTCGATCGCCGGCCACCCGAAGTACGAGATCACCGGCGGCGAGGTGACCCTCGACGGCGAGGACGTGCTGTCCATGTCCGTCGATGAGCGCGCCCGCGCCGGCCTCTTCCTGGCCATGCAGTACCCGGTCGAGGTCCCCGGCGTGTCGGTGGCCAACTTCCTGCGTACCGCCAAGACCGCCATCGACGGCGAGGCGCCGAAGCTGCGCACCTGGGCCGGCGAGCTGCGCGGCGCCATGGAGAAGCTCCAGATGGACCCGGCGTTCGCCCAGCGCAACGTCAACGAGGGCTTCTCCGGCGGCGAGAAGAAGCGGCACGAGATCGTGCAGCTGGAGCTGATCAAGCCGAAGATCGCGATCCTCGACGAGACCGACTCCGGCCTGGACGTGGACGCGCTGCGCGTGGTCAGCGAGGGCGTGAACCGGGTGCGCGACACCGGTGACACCGGCCTGCTGCTGATCACCCACTACACCCGCATCCTGCGCTACATCAAGCCCGACTTCGTGCACGTCTTCGTGGCCGGCCGGATCGTCGAGCAGGGCGGCCGGGAGCTGGCCGACAAGCTCGAGGAAGAGGGCTACGAGCGGTACCTCGCCGGAGCCGGCGCGGCGCGGGCCTGA
- a CDS encoding metal-sulfur cluster assembly factor, which yields MSDETNMTSETGAVATDGTVAGGAAVNGTVADGAAAGAAASAGGKAAVGDIEEAMKDVVDPELGINVVDLGLVYGVHVDDDNIATLDMTLTSAACPLTDVIEDQARQALTTGPGGGLVNDIRINWVWLPPWGPDKITDEGRDQLRSLGFNV from the coding sequence ATGAGCGACGAGACCAACATGACCTCGGAGACCGGCGCGGTGGCGACCGACGGCACGGTTGCCGGTGGCGCGGCCGTCAACGGGACTGTTGCTGACGGCGCGGCCGCGGGTGCGGCGGCGTCGGCCGGCGGCAAGGCCGCGGTTGGCGACATCGAAGAGGCGATGAAGGACGTCGTCGACCCCGAGCTGGGCATCAACGTGGTCGACCTGGGCCTGGTGTACGGCGTCCACGTCGACGACGACAACATCGCCACCCTGGACATGACGCTGACCTCGGCGGCCTGCCCGCTGACCGACGTGATCGAGGACCAGGCCCGGCAGGCGCTGACCACCGGTCCCGGCGGCGGCCTCGTGAACGACATCCGGATCAACTGGGTCTGGCTGCCGCCGTGGGGCCCCGACAAGATCACCGACGAGGGGCGCGACCAGCTCCGCTCGCTCGGCTTCAACGTCTGA
- the sufB gene encoding Fe-S cluster assembly protein SufB — MTEQIVQPLTQEEQLAALGRYEYGWADPDVAGAAAQRGLSEAVVRDISAKKNEPAWMLDLRLKGLRLFGRKPMPNWGADLTGIDFDNIKYFVRSTEKQATSWEDLPEDIKNTYDKLGIPEAEKQRLVAGVAAQYESEVVYHQIREDLEEQGVVFLDTDTALKEHEDLFKEYFGTVIPVGDNKFAALNTSVWSGGSFIYVPKGVRVDIPLQAYFRINTENMGQFERTLIIVDEGAYVHYVEGCTAPIYSSDSLHSAVVEIIVKKNARCRYTTIQNWSNNVYNLVTKRAVCHEGATMEWVDGNIGSKVTMKYPAVYMTGEHAKGEVLSVAMAGEGQHQDAGAKMVHAAPHTSSTIVSKSIARGGGRTSYRGLVQVLEGSTSSKSTVKCDALLVDTISRSDTYPYVDIREDDVSMGHEATVSKVSEDQLFYLMSRGLSEDEAMAMIVRGFIEPIAKELPMEYALELNRLIELQMEGAVG; from the coding sequence ATGACCGAGCAGATCGTTCAGCCCCTGACCCAGGAGGAGCAGCTCGCCGCCCTCGGTCGTTACGAGTACGGCTGGGCCGACCCCGACGTCGCCGGGGCGGCCGCTCAGCGCGGCCTCAGCGAGGCGGTGGTGCGGGACATCTCGGCCAAGAAGAACGAGCCGGCCTGGATGCTCGACCTGCGGCTCAAGGGCCTGCGGCTGTTCGGCCGCAAGCCGATGCCGAACTGGGGCGCCGACCTCACCGGGATCGACTTCGACAACATCAAGTACTTCGTCCGGTCCACCGAGAAGCAGGCCACCTCCTGGGAGGACCTGCCCGAGGACATCAAGAACACCTACGACAAGCTCGGCATCCCGGAGGCGGAGAAGCAGCGCCTGGTCGCCGGTGTCGCGGCGCAGTACGAGTCCGAGGTGGTCTACCACCAGATCCGTGAGGACCTGGAGGAGCAGGGCGTCGTCTTCCTGGACACCGACACCGCGCTCAAGGAGCACGAGGACCTGTTCAAGGAGTACTTCGGCACGGTCATCCCGGTCGGCGACAACAAGTTCGCCGCGCTGAACACCTCCGTCTGGTCCGGTGGCTCGTTCATCTACGTGCCGAAGGGCGTGCGCGTGGACATCCCGCTGCAGGCCTACTTCCGGATCAACACGGAGAACATGGGCCAGTTCGAGCGGACGCTGATCATCGTCGACGAGGGCGCGTACGTGCACTACGTCGAGGGCTGCACCGCGCCCATCTACTCCTCCGACTCGCTGCACAGCGCGGTCGTGGAGATCATCGTCAAGAAGAACGCCCGGTGCCGCTACACGACCATCCAGAACTGGTCGAACAACGTCTACAACCTGGTCACCAAGCGCGCCGTGTGCCACGAGGGCGCGACCATGGAGTGGGTCGACGGCAACATCGGCTCCAAGGTCACCATGAAGTACCCGGCGGTCTACATGACCGGCGAGCACGCCAAGGGCGAGGTGCTCTCGGTGGCCATGGCCGGCGAGGGTCAGCACCAGGACGCCGGCGCCAAGATGGTGCACGCCGCGCCGCACACCTCCTCGACCATCGTGTCGAAGTCGATCGCCCGGGGCGGCGGCCGCACCTCGTACCGCGGTCTGGTCCAGGTGCTGGAGGGCTCGACCAGCAGCAAGAGCACCGTCAAGTGCGACGCGCTCCTGGTCGACACGATCTCCCGCTCCGACACCTACCCGTACGTCGACATCCGTGAGGACGACGTGTCGATGGGGCACGAGGCGACCGTCTCCAAGGTCAGCGAGGACCAGCTCTTCTACCTGATGAGCCGGGGTCTGAGCGAGGACGAGGCGATGGCGATGATCGTGCGCGGCTTCATCGAGCCGATCGCCAAGGAGCTTCCGATGGAGTACGCGCTGGAGCTCAACCGCCTGATCGAGCTGCAGATGGAGGGTGCGGTCGGCTGA
- a CDS encoding cysteine desulfurase, with amino-acid sequence MTSMAIPAGMPQYDDVPRFDVAKVRADFPILDREVNGHPLVYLDSANTSHKPRQVLDVLTEHYALHNANVSRSVHTLGTEATEAYEGARAKIAAFINAPSVDEVVFTKNSTEAINLVAYAFSNASLRADGDPRFRLGPGDEIVISEMEHHSNIVPWQLLAERTGATLRWFPVTDQGRLDESGLDDLVTERTKIVSLVHMSNILGTVNATSRITARVREVGALLLLDCSQSVPHLPMDVVDYDADFIVFTGHKMCGPTGIGVLWGRGELLAAMPPVMGGGSMIETVTMAGSTFAAPPARFEAGTPPIAEAVALGAAVDYLTAIGMPAIQWHEKELTAYALDALATVPGLRIFGPTVPVGRGGTISFALGDVHPHDVGQVLDSLGVQVRVGHHCARPVCTRFGVAATTRASFYLYTTTAEIDALVAGLEQVRKVFE; translated from the coding sequence ATGACCTCGATGGCCATCCCGGCGGGCATGCCGCAGTACGACGACGTGCCGCGCTTCGACGTGGCGAAGGTGCGGGCCGACTTCCCGATCCTCGACCGGGAGGTGAACGGCCACCCGCTGGTCTACCTGGACAGCGCCAACACCTCGCACAAGCCGCGGCAGGTGCTCGACGTGCTCACCGAGCACTACGCGCTGCACAACGCCAACGTGTCGCGCTCGGTGCACACGCTGGGCACCGAGGCCACCGAGGCGTACGAGGGCGCGCGGGCGAAGATCGCCGCGTTCATCAACGCGCCGAGCGTCGACGAGGTGGTGTTCACAAAGAACTCCACCGAGGCGATCAACCTCGTGGCGTACGCGTTCTCCAACGCCTCGCTGCGCGCGGACGGCGACCCGCGGTTCCGGCTGGGCCCCGGCGACGAGATCGTGATCTCCGAGATGGAGCACCACTCGAACATCGTCCCGTGGCAGCTGCTCGCGGAGCGCACCGGCGCGACGCTGCGCTGGTTCCCGGTCACCGACCAGGGCCGGCTCGACGAGTCCGGCCTGGACGACCTGGTCACCGAGCGGACGAAGATCGTCTCGCTGGTGCACATGTCGAACATCCTCGGCACCGTCAACGCGACCTCGCGGATCACCGCGCGGGTCCGTGAGGTCGGCGCGCTGCTGCTGCTCGACTGCTCGCAGTCGGTGCCGCACCTGCCGATGGACGTGGTCGACTACGACGCCGACTTCATCGTCTTCACCGGGCACAAGATGTGCGGCCCGACCGGCATCGGTGTGCTCTGGGGCCGGGGCGAGCTGCTCGCCGCGATGCCCCCGGTGATGGGCGGCGGCTCGATGATCGAGACGGTGACCATGGCGGGCTCGACGTTCGCCGCGCCGCCGGCCCGGTTCGAGGCGGGCACCCCGCCGATCGCCGAGGCGGTCGCGCTCGGCGCGGCGGTGGACTACCTCACCGCGATCGGCATGCCTGCCATCCAGTGGCACGAGAAGGAGCTGACGGCGTACGCGCTGGACGCCCTCGCCACCGTGCCCGGCCTGCGGATCTTCGGTCCGACCGTGCCGGTGGGCCGGGGCGGGACGATCTCCTTCGCGCTCGGTGACGTGCACCCGCACGACGTCGGGCAGGTGCTCGACTCGCTCGGCGTGCAGGTGCGGGTGGGCCACCACTGCGCCCGGCCGGTGTGCACCCGGTTCGGGGTGGCGGCCACGACGCGGGCGTCGTTCTACCTCTACACCACCACCGCGGAGATCGACGCCCTGGTGGCGGGTCTGGAACAGGTGCGGAAGGTGTTCGAGTGA